One part of the Anopheles merus strain MAF chromosome 3L, AmerM5.1, whole genome shotgun sequence genome encodes these proteins:
- the LOC121598690 gene encoding protein hunchback: MQNFDSVMAMAAATQQQSQQQQQTADQQQQTATPNGWFDLTIKSEPLDYHPHHHHPLQQHHHHHLHHHRPGGVQQDTTTHLASDSHSNPTSPQSVDSMDSLSGKSGFFEAKGANSLMSGGYNPLGFNPLTPPGYSGLLIPPPPAQLAAQQQQQQQQHQQHQQRLATPNRMYGNGTGKVELPTSLTPTHTPPMDVTPPKSPKESLETPTKEEDAGSDCEDGSYDGSEDEDGIRKPKVNSHGQVKKFRCKQCEFVAVTKLSFWEHTRSHIKPEKMLTCPKCPFVTEYKHHLEYHLRNHQRSKPFQCPKCSYSCVNKSMLNSHMKSHSNVFQYRCADCNYATKYCHSLKLHLRKYAHKPDVVLNLDGTPNPLPIIDVYGTRRGPKAKPQKNADKHLLKQEQAQQQQEQQSQPHKQQELTNSGDQSPAPLTPLSQQGMATAPTTPFTPPGSGQTNGLMRNLFPHQLFPNPLAHMFKSAAANGSLPLFPYLNLNFQMFADQQAGLQQQQQQLSPRTFQQNLMNQLAGEKLNGSATSSGSDQDNDLSVRTSSSGSTLGEELLKHITAAAADSSAAVGRNALPQEDSESETTQAAPLQASFDEFPASVSSNPRTPSTIGKGERSRRKGRAFKLERLTEPATSSGGSNEMDTHYEHGEEATVSTPVTVAVARESPAPPKERSLECKYCDIAFRDDVLYTIHMGYHGYDDVFKCNMCGEKSDDRIGFFLHIARKAH, encoded by the coding sequence ATGCAGAACTTTGACTCCGTAATGGCGATGGCGGCAGCAACACAGCAAcagtcacagcagcagcagcaaacggcagatcaacagcagcaaacggcAACGCCGAACGGTTGGTTCGATTTAACGATCAAATCCGAACCACTCGACTACCatccgcatcatcatcatccgctgcagcagcatcaccatcatcacctgCACCATCATCGCCCGGGCGGGGTGCAGCAGGACACGACGACGCACCTCGCGAGCGATTCCCACTCCAACCCAACCTCCCCGCAGAGCGTGGACAGTATGGATTCGCTCAGTGGCAAGAGTGGATTTTTTGAGGCAAAAGGAGCGAACAGTCTCATGTCGGGCGGCTACAACCCGCTCGGCTTTAATCCACTCACACCGCCTGGCTATTCGGGGCTGCTGATTCCACCACCGCCGGCACAGCTCGccgctcagcagcagcagcagcagcagcagcaccaacagcaccagcaacggCTAGCAACACCCAACCGAATGTACGGCAATGGTACGGGCAAGGTGGAGCTGCCAACCTCCCTAACGCCGACCCACACCCCACCGATGGACGTGACGCCACCAAAGTCCCCCAAGGAGTCGCTCGAAACACCCACCAAAGAGGAGGACGCCGGCTCGGACTGTGAGGACGGCTCGTACGATGGCAGCGAGGACGAGGATGGCATCCGCAAGCCGAAGGTAAACTCGCACGGCCAGGTCAAGAAGTTCCGCTGCAAGCAGTGCGAGTTTGTCGCGGTAACGAAGCTCAGCTTCTGGGAGCATACGCGCAGCCACATCAAGCCGGAAAAGATGCTCACCTGCCCGAAGTGTCCATTCGTGACGGAGTACAAGCACCATCTCGAGTACCATCTGCGCAACCACCAGCGCTCCAAGCCGTTCCAGTGCCCGAAGTGTAGCTACAGCTGCGTGAACAAATCGATGCTGAACTCGCACATGAAGTCGCACTCGAACGTGTTCCAGTACCGGTGTGCGGATTGTAACTACGCCACCAAGTACTGCCACTCGCTCAAGCTGCATCTGCGCAAGTACGCGCACAAGCCGGACGTGGTGCTGAACCTGGACGGTACACCGAACCCGCTACCGATCATCGATGTGTACGGGACGCGTCGTGGACCGAAAGCGAAACCGCAGAAGAACGCCGATAAGCATCTGCTCAAGCAAGAACaggctcagcagcagcaggagcagcaatCGCAACCACACAAACAGCAAGAATTGACCAACTCCGGGGATCAATCGCCCGCCCCACTAACGCCACTAAGTCAGCAGGGCATGGCAACGGCACCGACGACTCCGTTCACCCCTCCCGGAAGTGGCCAAACGAATGGGCTGATGCGCAACCTCTTCCCACACCAGCTCTTCCCGAACCCGCTCGCGCACATGTTCAAGAGTGCGGCGGCCAACGGCAGCCTGCCACTGTTCCCGTACCTGAACCTCAACTTCCAGATGTTTGCCGACCAGCAGGCCggtttgcagcagcagcagcagcaactctCACCCCGCACCTTCCAGCAGAACCTGATGAACCAGCTGGCGGGCGAAAAGCTCAACGGCAGTGCAACGAGCAGCGGCTCCGACCAGGACAACGATCTTTCGGTGCGGACCAGCTCCAGCGGCTCCACACTGGGCGAGGAGCTGCTGAAGCACAttacggcggcggcggctgacaGTTCGGCAGCGGTGGGGCGCAATGCGCTTCCCCAGGAGGACAGTGAGTCGGAGACGACCCAGGCTGCACCGCTGCAGGCATCTTTCGATGAGTTCCCAGCATCGGTATCGTCCAATCCGCGGACACCTTCGACCATCGGTAAGGGTGAGCGGAGTCGCCGTAAGGGACGTGCCTTTAAGCTGGAGCGGCTTACAGAACCGGCCACTTCGTCGGGTGGCTCAAACGAAATGGACACACACTACGAGCACGGTGAGGAAGCGACGGTCAGTACACCGGTGACGGTAGCTGTCGCTCGTGAATCACCTGCGCCGCCCAAGGAACGTTCGCTCGAGTGCAAGTACTGCGACATTGCGTTCCGGGACGATGTGCTGTACACGATCCACATGGGCTATCACGGGTACGACGACGTGTTCAAGTGCAACATGTGCGGGGAGAAGAGTGACGATCGCATCGGCTTCTTCCTGCACATTGCCCGCAAGGCGCACTGA